The Xyrauchen texanus isolate HMW12.3.18 chromosome 25, RBS_HiC_50CHRs, whole genome shotgun sequence genome includes the window AccaaagcagcaaactttgcaaaacacaacatttatgtcactgccaatacttttggccatggttGTAGGCATATTATACTGGTGTATAGTGACAAATTTGTATAAAACAACAAGCAATGTGATGTGAAGTTTCATCTATGTCTTGACAGTTTTTCGCCTCTCTTCTGATCATCTTTGGATCAGAAGTTGCAGCAGGAGTGTTTGGTTTCCTCAACAAAGACAAGGTATTGAGTGTGCAATTCTGGTTCACATTAAATTTGGAATGATATCAGCCTACATAAATGTGTTAATGCTTGCCTATCTGCTAAACTTAAAATATACCCTAATTGTAGAGACAGCTTTCCAGTTATTGGAAATCAGTAatacaatagtgttttaaaataataatgtggTTCATGTTGAtttgtcattttagatcactGAAGAAATAAAAACGTTTTATGAGGAAGCAATCAACAACAGCAACAATACAACAGTCCAGTCCTACCACACCATTGTGAGTTTTAGTTTTATCCATTTTATTCATATCAGATTAAATCCAATTGAGTAAAGTCAAAGTGTTGAATGCCAAGGAAATTGTGATGCGACATCAGTGCCATGACAGCTGAAATAAAGCTATTCTTGCTGAAAAGGATTTGATCTCTATTCATGAGAGTTACATTCACATCCAGAGAGATGAGAAGATGATAAACTAGATGATTCAGCCCATTTTGACTGGACTGTGCATTTTGCTTCTATATTTGACTAacctaataaattatttaattacaatttgTTCAAATCCACCTTGTCTGTAGCTGAACTGCTGTGGCTTACCTTCAACAAACCACACTTTGTGCCAAAACGTTCCATCAAACCAGGTAAGATTCTCTTGTCCAAAATGAAGCACAGATAATAAGCCTTATATATGCCattagatgcattttaaatagtgTATCTCACCTTAGTGAGCATTGAACATGCATTGGTACAGACTTTGCTACAAAGCCTTTGTGGTATGGACATGCATATAATCCCAGTTTTTCATTGTCTACAGACATGTGATGTGGCCATTGAGGAGTTTTTCAACAGTAAGCTCTTCATTGTGGGATACGTGGGAATTGGAATAGCAGGAGTCATGGTAAATTTAATTAAAAGCTTTAAGTTTGTGaaagctgcagtgtgtaatttcttcaCCACCAGGGGCACAAAACAGAATTATTATCTGTTTGATAATGTTGCTAtgcctgacatagcaacattaGCTTCACCATTAGTGTGAGTTTTAGGCAGGACTTCCTGCTTGAGTGAACCAATGACTCATGGTTTGGCTGTGTAGCTTCGGCAGTTAGGCCCTGGTAGATGCCAGGAATACACATTCATGCAAACATGACATTTACAGCTCATTATAGCTATTGGCTAAaaatgagcaaagatggcagcataCTGGCCGCGCACTTCCGGGCCTGTATGTGGAAGCCAATCAACTGCCATTTGAAATTTATGGAAATGCTCTCTTAATATTCAGTATATATTAGAACTCTTTGGTTTGAACAATGGTATACGGGGgagtgtttacattttatttgaaaactatcattacttttttcaattctgtttggtgcagcTAATTGCGAAGAACTTAAACACTGCCGCTTTGATTTCATTACATTGCATTAGTAACTTTATTGATGATAATGCTAATGctcttttcttattttcttaGTTTAATGAGTTTATCTCAGTTTGTCAGTGTTTtagtttgtcagaactctagattttttacAAGGGTATTCAGTTAGCTATTTTCCATATAAGAAACCATACAATCTATCACTTTAAAGACAGCATGAAACAGTATTTGCAATGAATTTATTGTGCACTTATGAATCGTCAACAATAAAGTCGCAATCACACCAGAGGTTGTACTCTATTAACTTCCATTAATTTGTGTCAGAACTCTAGAAACTGGAAACGCAAGCTCATGCAAAGAAATTGTGTCTTCCTAAGATCAAGTTTGGCCATTAGAGGATGTAAAAGTCacatttaaaggattagttcacccaaaaatgtaaattcagtcattgtgttgttataacctaatatgactttctttctttctttttcttaacacaaaatgatgtgatcaatgatgtcatacaatgggaGTTTATGGTGACCCctcttcaaacttcaaaagaacacaaaagtctAATTCAAAAGTGTAATAAATTATTCCaggagactcatgattgttatgaaagcatacgataaggtttggtgcgaAACCAAAATcggatgtattatttagtgaaaatgttcactgacagtTGATatcctgtgcacgttcatgatTCTGCATGCGAGCTTTAGAACTCTTTGATTGAGAGCAACAGTAGTTATGCAGCACACGCGAggtggggcgttcaagcgaaaacttgttttgtttcgcTTCAACAGACCACcagtgatattaacaacagaaaacacaacatagttgcacacaaaccagagaacagaacttaaaaAACATGTCTGCAGTCgaaaaatagatgcatttctatgcccagccttatttgtttgagtcCTCCATCAAACAGAGAGAAGGAGTTGAATGTAGctacagtcacaccgtgtcctactCAGACGCCAAACGACACACAGTAAAAGTGatcttttctatgttaatcagagtttttgtcctaagcaGTTGTGGCAAGCAACGGGACATTCTGACAATCACTTGTGTTCTATATTTGGTGTCGGACCCGGTAACCCCATCCGGTatgaactggcactggtccaAAATGCAATGTGTTATGCAAGGCTGTGAATGCGTGGTGATCGTCTGTGTTCGGCGaatgcttttgggtccttgaataacatataatgtgTGACAGCTGGTCGAGTTTCCGGTGCCCCCCTcaggtaagatggtgccccctagggtgTTGGAGCTCAATGCAGACAGCAAAATATGCGAATAGGGAGCAGCGGTACGGTTACTGTCTACCTTCACCCTCCTCCATCACTTTTTGATGTTCAAACAAGTAAGGCTGGGCattgaaatgcatctattcttcctCTACAAACCCTTCAGACATGTTTGTAAATTCTGTTCTCGGGTTTGTGTGTAGCTATGTTGGGTTTTCTGTTGTTAAAAGAGTTTTCACTTGAGCGCCCCATGTCGTGTGTGCTGCATAacaactgttgctctcgtgcaaaGAAAGCTCGCATGCAGTCTCATGAACATGTACAGGAGATCAACTTTCagtgaacattttaaacaaataatacattttattttggtttgtctCTCACCAAaacttatcgtatgctttcataacaatcatgagtctcatggaataatttattagacttctgaattatacttttgtgttcttttgaaattTTAAGatgtagtcaccataaactgccattgaatGACATCACCGATCACATCATTTTtaacaatttctccctttgtgttaagaaaaataaagaaaatcatatgaggtcataacaacacaggagtgagtaaacaatgactgaaattgtattttttggtgaaataatcCTTTAAGCTTTTGGCTgaatttgaaagaaaacaaactTAAAAGAGACAGGGGGCaaatatatttcacatgcttaatggcatcccaggtgtgtatgactttttcttctgctgaacacaaattaagatttttagaagaatatgtcagctcatattggtccttacaatgccttacaatgcaagcaaatggtgaccagacatttgaagctccaaaaagcacataaatgcctcataaaattaatccatatgaacaaatggttaaatccatatcttaagaagtgatatgataggtgtgggtgagaaacagatcaatatttaaatattttttcaccataaatctccattttcactttccaaAATTTGTAAGAATGTGATagttaaagttgagatttatgctcatttttatgtggcctttatgtgatttttggaccttcaaagttctggtctgtattcacttgcattgaacggacctacagagctgagatattcttctaaaacagtgactctcaaccttttttgaacaaacgcccccctgacctcttcatgatcctcttaatgccccctaaaaaaaaacaaacaaaacttcagaaatactattacagccaaacaattgcaacactgatacctgaagattgagttttttgtaaaaaaaagaaaactgaaacagaagtttcttattgtatttaaactacatgtaaaagcctcaagttgagtaatattgtgttttgaaaaaaatgcaaaaacacatggattgtttgaaaggtattgcaaatgtatttagaaattcaaacaaattcaggctcacacacatattttttttaagatgaaccaatcacgtgaacaataacgtaactaacctaaatggccaatgaaaaagcagcggtcgttcgcgcactcaattaggcaatatatactaggcttcaaatttgaatagcctactaatggtcatttgatttcaaatgacgaacaaagacgacaacagcttggccacctgaactgaaccgaagaaaaacgacgtcaaaaacagccacttttttaattaattacggtcattagtgtgagccctgagcactaattatgcgcctaattatgtattcagcgttatgtacagaaaaagccagtgaaagcgcctctattttgcgctgaaaattctccgcctcttaaaagcaggtgtaacttaggaagcggctctcctggcatatcctcctggtgaagtggcagcagtaatccgagcaagacgaagacataggctaaggagaagagctgaaaagatttttgcgcaggccgcctgttgagtacctctgagtaacgcccccatttgtgcctgacgccccctctctgctgcctcgttcacaccgcccccaacactgtccaaacgcccctaggggcggtaccgcccccgttgagaaacgctgttctaaaaaatctttgtttgatatcatgcacatttgggatggcatgagagtgagtaaatgatgagagaatattttaTAAGGGTCTTTAAAAttagaataaaaatagaattgtggtaatatttaaatgaaaaattcaaatgtagtttttcagccctgttgacagccctaATCCATGCAACTCTggtggtttattccatgtcttctgaagctagaTGATAGCTTTGAGTGAAAAACAAAGCAGAAATTCAGTCCTAATAACCAGAAATGTGCCACTCAGCTCTCCTATGCAGTTTCACGAGAGAAGCTCATACACAATTCCTCATGCTCAACGCGTACACAATATAACAAGATGTTCTTGCAAGCGTCAAGTGCgtgtgaacgagcttctctcatgaaaGTGCGTGAAAGGACTGAATTTGTTTGccatggcatgatggtgagtaaatgatgagagaatttccatttgttCCAACAGTGTGTCTGCAGCATAAGATCAGCAACATGtatcaattttgtttttttgtcctcTTTAAAAATGCACATCTTCTCTTTTGACAGATTATTGGCATGATCTCCAGTATGGTTCTGTGCTGTGCAATCCGAAACAGCAGGGACATCATATAACACACTCCTCATCCTCTCCTTTGACACTTAACCTCTGCTAGACTTTCATATACAACAATAACATTCCGACCAAGTACAAGGTGCAAAGTCAGAAACCTTACTCCACTTTCAGAATTCTCCATAACTCATAGTAGTTAGTCCAGCCCACATTTCCTTTCCTTAATCGCATTGCTGGattgtctttatttatttgcctGCTTGTTAGGTGCACAGCTGAATCTTTCAACTGCAACAGAAATAAGGCACCTTTGTGTTATTCCTGAAATCATTCATATCATTTAGGTTTGATTTAAATTTCGTACACACTGATTATCTCTCTCTACAAACCAAGAGCTTTGCAGTGCTATTCTTAGCTGTTGCTGTGTGGCTTCACTTGCTAgataaaaatattatgtaatgTGAAGCCAGGGTTTCTGGGTATGCCACCCATGGCCAGTGAGATCGGTGATAAAATGACAGCTCTTGACTTTTAGATGCCTCTCAATGTGCTTTTGTACCAAATTAGTTTACATTAAATAGTTTACTAAGTCACTTTCAGCATTCAAATAAATTAGTTTACGAAGGATGGAAAAAACATGCTCGCtaaactctaaactcaaacaTTAGAGGTCTTTAGAAGCAACTTTGTATCATTCTTATCTGAAGACCACATGTCCAGTAAGATCTAAAAGTAAGGGTGAAACACTAAGTATTGTTTCACCTCGGAATTTATTCAGAATTCAAAAATTGAAGGACACGGATCACTTTTCCACACATTCCCAGCTTGGCTTTGATTTGAATTGGAATGCTTAAACCTCACCAGCAAGATGATCAGGTTTCTGTTACACAACAGTTGAGCTCATCTGTAGCCGCCACTGATAATGGTGCACCAAGATATCCTACAGCTCGATGGAGCTGAATCTTCTCATTCACATGGTGGATCTTTGGGTGTAGAGTTGAAAGGTCATTTCAGTGCATTTTGCCTTCTACCGTCTCTCTGTGGTTGCATCCGACTATCGTCTTCTTTCGGCTGCTTTgccacagcggaccatccgtGATCCACATATTTgtcttggcacaggttttacactGGATGCAATTCCTTTGATGGTCATATCCCATCACAACCACCAAAATAAAATCTGCGCCTCCCTTTAAATCTACACCTGCATTAAACTGAATATTATAGTGTTTTTagctaaatgtaaaaagtaaaacaattactgTATAAGGCTTCATGAAACAACTAAAATGGAAATGGtcacataaaaaaatatcaaagcgTTTTAACCAAGAAATATTGTACTTGAAATATGTGTATACATTCCCGAAATTTTAAatacacactgaaaaaaaaatgattttgtggtgaagttaatataacacaaaagatacatacatatatatatatatatagaactggaGTTAAAATTAACACATGGTTTTCACTTTATGAAATGTGTGTGTCAGCTGCAAGTTGATGCTATGCAGGAAGCTCTCGGGCACAACCTCACAGGATAATGTTTCAGCTACACTGCACAGTATGCACTTTTCACAGACACAGATATCTTCTTAGTTAATACTCCCCAAACACTTGAAGTGTCTGTATATTCGtgggatttttttttactcaCTGTGTCACTACGTAATTGAAATCATTCAagcatacactgcctggccaaaaaaaaaaaaaagggttgccatttgaatttaaataagcagacCCTTACAAGGGTTTTACCGCAGTAAAACTAgtgtgaccagattcctgcttgtggaaaacaggACAGCCCCCTccaagcaaaaatgaaatttaccTATCCTAACCTAGGTTCAGATCAATGCAAAGTAGAGGGTGTGTCCGCATCTGTAATGGTTGTCACTTTGTACTTTTCGCtagcagcaatttttctcagtgggcttgtctttcaagagtttatcgtgAAATGCAGAgaagtccagtccaaaattaagacgtgCGAAACACATTgacttcatgactgttacactgaattgagatttatccggtgtccatgctgcgttcattaatgagagcacacactccacagatgcagatggcCCAGGAAGGCATAAAACAGACTTGGCTAAGACtctgaagttgatggtcttgctctccatcTCACGAAAaacgtctgtccatctctcagacacagacgtcttgttcatgttccactcagtgatgcgacgagTGACTATGTATTTCGCACAAGCCCATTCATCAAGTGTGtggtttcgtcaatcaaactgagagtggGTATTCAggagtagaagtgttcgaggctgctctgaatgtctttccactctgggatatctctcagtagggcccactcaagcgTTTCTGTTCTCCAATGAGTgcctccaattttggaggtaatccacagatGCAGAATAAAAGTGTCTCACAGCACAAAATAAATCATCCGttcgcatgtcaccagcttcaaccagtgcatccaactgctttttaatgtcagagggtgtgaaggattcctccagcctggcctgcaagacatTTCTCAGATTATGGCCGTGCGCagcagaatgataagcaaaaagtccttcacttgcatgcacctTGTCCGATTCTGAACTTACATGCTGCTTGATGTCAGTGTGGCCTCCATTGGCGATGGAAAAGCGAgatccacaaatctcacaccccACTTTACttggctctgtctgtgactccttttttagaaatgtaaactcatTTTGAAGAGCCTcattaaatatacatacacacttacTTGACATTTCCCAGCCACATTTtaatctgtgtgctctttcaaacagactcttcaatcagttcactaactggacatctattgataggggattgtgattggatagtttaatccaatcatgtacttcaaagaacatggtgtgattttattggtttcacaagccgtatccttggctacctttgattagaatactcacgaGACTGAGAAAGCCTCTTAGGCGATAGAGAAATTTAGAAATATGGGACAAAtatgggcctgtcatgggaaaAACTGGACGTCTGGCCACCCTATTTCAAGCTCAACCTATGTGAGTTTGGGGTATAGCTATTTGTTTAGCTGGGGGAATATGAACATCCATGGcagacatactgtatacacaggAAAATACATTTAGCTTCGGCAAAATTCAAAGACTTACttaaatacacagagagagagaatggagtAAACCCAGAGTGAACATTGGCGTCACATTTACAAGGTGGAGGACTTTGTGGGAATTTTTGGGGTTCGATGGAGACGCCAACTTGACAAGATTATTTGAATATATATCCCAGCTGCCATTCAATCAGGCAATGTTATCGGACAACCCGATTCCTCTGCCACACTTTCAGTCCAGTGTACAAATGTTATACTGATAATTAAACgtttatcaccttttatttagtatggcctatttgttcatagggaatcagagagTGTAAAAGGACGTGACGAATCTAAGGGGTAGTGGTACagattgttttatatttgtaattccatttggtgccactaatatgtgcagaaatgacatacttcaccttttaataagaacaaaacacaaattgACTTTAAATTGATAGACTGATTTTAGGTTGTAATGGTCCTTGTGGCAAACATCAAAAAATAGATTTACAAAATGTCTCAAGAATGATTGCACAGAACAGTTAATGAAGGACATGAgtgtgaaaatgtccaaaaatgtaGAAGATTTTCTGGATCTCTTAGCACATGAATCAtgattgtatgtttacaaatcaACCCTCACTGAGGGTAAACCTGATCCTCTATGGACATACATtttcaacagaaaaataaatgtaaccatGTGCAATGTTGTTATAGCTTCCTGAATAAGCCAGTAGAACATACTAAAGTTTGCATGTAAATACATTAAACTTAAACagtatcactttacaataaggttccattagttaacattagtaaatgcaatagtatcatgaacttacaatgaacaatattattttacagcatttattaatcttgattaatgttaatttataagaAAACAACTGTTTCATTGTAATTCATGTAGTTCATCATGTATTTACTACTGATAACATATGGTATTcaattttgtttttgcaaatttaagtatatgttgaaatgaacatttaccAAGTGatgaaaattattgttcattgttagctaaTATAATGAACTACTGTTAACAAATACACTCTTATTGTAATGTTTTCCCACTTAAACTCAAAGCTATTCACAGTCTTTTCCAAAACACGCTTGTTCTCAGATACTTAGTCGCATCATGGCTGCCTTGgtcttttaagtttaattcagatGGTTTCATACTATGAAGGTTATTAGACAGAGTAAAGGTTGAATGGGGTTTGTCCCAAGAGGAACTCTCCAACGCCAACAAAGTAAACCACTTGAGCAATTCCAAAGAGTGGAGCAATGACCAGCGCCCTGCAGCTGGCACCCTTCAGGAAAG containing:
- the LOC127618471 gene encoding tetraspanin-2-like, producing the protein MGKIEGGMKCVKYLLFIFNFIFWLMGSLVLAVGLWLRLDRNIVTLLGEDGPETFFIGVYILIVVGGLVMLVGFFGCCGAIRESQCLLGLFFASLLIIFGSEVAAGVFGFLNKDKITEEIKTFYEEAINNSNNTTVQSYHTILNCCGLPSTNHTLCQNVPSNQTCDVAIEEFFNSKLFIVGYVGIGIAGVMIIGMISSMVLCCAIRNSRDII